A portion of the Thermoanaerobaculum aquaticum genome contains these proteins:
- the amrB gene encoding AmmeMemoRadiSam system protein B, whose amino-acid sequence MKALVWLLTFWAVTLGAQESMGIPSTGEIRGQKDAVGFATTAEAMALAWKLSEAPPPPEKLGEIPSSGIVGVVCPHDDYVYAGRMYRLLVPLVTAPRVVVVGVLHPWKRLGVGERVVFDPFKAWRTPDGPVPVSSWREALLAKLPAEEVLVSREASEAEHSVEAIAYWLRHQNPNLEIVPIFVPGMGFPRLAELARKTGRALREVMAERGWQPGRDVAVVISADAVHYGPDFHHIPFGEGGVEAYVKACARDKELLLGPLAGPVSEEKLLQAFTTWVDPQDVGTYRLPWCGRFSIPFGYLMAQ is encoded by the coding sequence GTGAAGGCGCTCGTTTGGCTTTTAACCTTTTGGGCGGTGACTCTCGGGGCGCAGGAAAGCATGGGGATCCCTTCCACAGGGGAAATCCGCGGGCAAAAGGACGCGGTGGGTTTTGCCACCACCGCGGAAGCCATGGCCCTAGCCTGGAAGCTATCGGAAGCGCCACCACCTCCAGAAAAGCTTGGGGAAATCCCCTCGTCGGGGATCGTAGGGGTGGTTTGTCCCCACGATGACTACGTTTACGCCGGCCGCATGTACCGCCTGCTCGTGCCCTTGGTCACCGCTCCCCGGGTGGTGGTTGTGGGGGTGTTGCACCCATGGAAGCGGCTGGGGGTGGGGGAGCGGGTGGTTTTCGACCCCTTTAAGGCTTGGCGAACCCCCGATGGACCGGTGCCGGTTTCCTCATGGCGGGAGGCGCTTCTGGCCAAGCTACCGGCGGAGGAGGTGCTCGTCTCTCGGGAAGCCTCGGAAGCGGAGCACTCGGTGGAAGCCATCGCTTACTGGCTGCGACACCAAAACCCCAACCTTGAGATCGTCCCCATTTTTGTGCCGGGGATGGGCTTCCCGCGGCTTGCCGAGCTGGCAAGAAAGACCGGGCGGGCGCTGCGGGAGGTTATGGCCGAACGCGGATGGCAACCGGGACGGGATGTGGCGGTGGTAATTTCCGCCGATGCGGTGCACTACGGCCCGGACTTCCACCACATCCCCTTTGGGGAGGGAGGTGTGGAAGCTTACGTCAAGGCCTGTGCCCGGGATAAGGAGCTGCTTTTAGGCCCGCTGGCCGGGCCGGTGAGTGAAGAAAAGCTGCTGCAAGCCTTCACCACCTGGGTGGATCCCCAGGATGTGGGCACCTACCGGCTCCCCTGGTGCGGGCGCTTTTCCATCCCCTTTGGCTACCTCATGGCCCAGGA